A genomic segment from Paralichthys olivaceus isolate ysfri-2021 chromosome 22, ASM2471397v2, whole genome shotgun sequence encodes:
- the efs gene encoding embryonal Fyn-associated substrate, with the protein MSVSTVLAKALFDNTAESPEELAFRKGDILMVLEQEQSGGPGWWLCSLHGRQGIAPANRLRLLQTAPPPGTDPRRGPSEDSVYLSPGPTLARSAVNSSAEDVDGVYRSPPGVGEGRGAGVASRPGELRRVEGGRPRSHSSSGTRPRPDWDIGVAGRPRSPSLRGRGTEMTGTLYQTPISPIAQHARQPGALMAAESVYLSPSGAPRAADEPEDTTYLVPRETLTTGHSDDCYLVPKGTPLAGDDVYQSPTGGVVAAAVCSNGPSIVSGPNGTPQAKVSQDTPGMYQTPTPVGANLHRTSASPLAHQHPSQLSPAQASPSLKGVSPNPAVARVKPGLACHRGSPLLVRAGQVRGPGSPNFARKPPPPAPPVRGVTRKDAQQAAPTSVNSNSLPKPTAAVLQQEEDKQKETPQSKEERMNNGLEKSSSVQNKKGESQDYSDSLDEQVYDTPPSGRWQRPVPSSLGDDDGIYDTPRYVPSQADSETEVYDVPTITLNVSTSDLQPDEVDDEVYSVPTLPGLPLGPGESTISLCGEDVVLVGQAYRVPVSEKRVSKGDHKRDSSEPDCGIYDMPALTIEVLPHSSSSSSTSTRRLSCSSNGSGDVQWRASLSSLVHSVLSAVSGSASALSSRDLATSLAEILSTWKASHSGDPPPPLQQAWARLSDLLPALSAIGNAPPSEGLLTLVQRSLEESALLLQAQGRPRLPSQESLSRRPLPALPVPDGKSSGGGMGSRKGSWIQERPLPPTPHPAFPLPHAPSTVTLTVGPLDGEDDPSNEYAGIGLTPIPAPVPTGDSVGYVKLQGKPDPPPNALSENGLTQTITADPRLTPSPPLPMSLSLEDSELLSFYSSQSLAHLSCLADAIDVLFNSVQGNQPPRIFVARGKSLIVTAHKLVFIGDTLSRLLTSADLRAKITTSGGRLCQALKAVVVATKGAAQNYPSVSATQEMVDRVAELSQQAAGFSTLLQRLAEISS; encoded by the exons ATGTCTGTCTCC ACGGTATTAGCCAAGGCTCTGTTTGACAACACGGCAGAGAGCCCAGAGGAGCTGGCTTTCCGGAAAGGTGACATCCTGATGGTTCTTGAACAGGAGCAGAGCGGTGGGCCGGGGTGGTGGCTCTGCTCCCTGCATGGGAGACAGGGCATTGCCCCTGCCAACCGCCTTCGTCTCCTCCAGACCGCCCCACCCCCAGGCACAGACCCTCGTCGCGGCCCCAGCGAGGACTCTGTTTACTTGTCACCTGGTCCGACATTGGCTCGGTCTGCTGTCAACAGCAGCGCAGAGGATGTAGATGGAGTGTATCGTTCCCCACCAGGCGTGGGTGAGGGCAGAGGAGCAGGAGTTGCCTCAAGGCCCGGGGAGCTACGCAGAGTCGAGGGAGGGCGACCTCGCTCTCACTCCAGCTCTGGCACTCGGCCCAGACCCGACTGGGATATTGGCGTGGCGGGGCGTCCACGCTCGCCTTCTCTGAGGGGACGAGGCACAGAAATGACAGGAACACTTTATCAGACTCCAATAAGTCCCATAGCTCAGCATGCCAGGCAGCCTGGAGCTCTCATGGCTGCAGAGTCTGTGTACCTCTCCCCCAGTGGAGCACCAAGGGCAGCTGATGAGCCAGAGGACACCACATATTTAGTCCCTAGAGAAACACTAACAACAGGACATTCAGATGACTGTTACTTGGTACCCAAAGGGACACCACTTGCAGGTGATGATGTTTACCAGTCCCCAACTGGAGGTGTTGTAGCTGCAGCTGTCTGTTCTAATGGCCCCTCTATAGTCAGTGGACCAAATGGTACCCCCCAGGCCAAAGTAAGCCAGGACACACCTGGGATGTATCAAACGCCCACCCCTGTGGGAGCAAACCTTCACAGGACTTCAGCCTCACCTTTGGCCCACCAGCACCCATCTCAGTTATCTCCTGCTCAAGCATCTCCCAGTCTCAAAGGAGTATCACCCAACCCAGCTGTTGCCAGGGTCAAACCAGGCCTCGCCTGTCACCGGGGATCCCCATTGCTGGTCAGAGCAGGGCAGGTCAGGGGGCCCGGGTCACCGAATTTTGCCCGCAaacctcctccaccagcacCTCCAGTGAGGGGAGTCACCAGGAAAGATGCACAGCAAGCAGCACCAACGTCAGTCAATTCGAACTCTCTCCCTAAACCCACAGCTGCAGTTCTGCAGcaagaagaagacaaacagaaggAAACTCCTCAGAGTAAAGAAGAAAGGATGAATAATGGGCTGGAGAAAAGCAGCAgtgtgcaaaacaaaaaaggagaAAGTCAGGATTACTCAGATTCTTTGGATGAACAG GTGTATGATACTCCTCCCAGTGGGAGGTGGCAGCGTCCAGTTCCATCTTCCCTCGGCGATGACGATGGCATCTATGACACTCCTCGCTATGTTCCATCACAAGCTGACTCTGAGACAGAG GTCTATGATGTCCCCACCATCACTCTGAACGTGTCGACATCAGATCTTCAGCCTGACGAAGTTGACGATGAAGTTTACAGTGTCCCTACGCTTCCGGGTTTGCCTCTTGGACCAGGAGAGTCCACCATCAGTCTCTGTGGTGAGGACGTTGTCCTGGTTGGACAAGCCTATCGCGTCCCAGTCTCTGAGAAACGAGTCAGCAAAGGAGATCATAAACGAGACTCCTCTGAGCCCGACTGTGGCATCTATGACATGCCTGCCCTGACCATTGAAGTCCTCCCCCActcttcctcgtcctcctccacctctacTCGCCGCCTCTCTTGTTCTAGTAATGGCTCAGGCGACGTGCAGTGGAGGGCTTCGCTTTCCAGCCTTGTCCACTCTGTGCTGAGCGCAGTCTCTGGCTCGGCCTCTGCTCTTTCATCACGAGACCTGGCCACCTCATTGGCTGAAATCCTGTCCACCTGGAAAGCCAGCCATTCAGGCGATCCACCCCCACCTCTTCAGCAGGCTTGGGCTCGCCTGTCTGACCTGCTGCCGGCGTTATCCGCCATCGGCAACGCTCCTCCATCTGAGGGACTCTTGACGCTAGTTCAGCGGTCCCTCGAGGAAAGCGCCCTCCTTCTGCAGGCTCAGGGCCGACCCCGTCTACCATCCCAAGAATCCCTGTCCCGCAGGCCGTTGCCCGCGCTCCCAGTACCTGATGGGAAGTCATCTGGAGGTGGGATGGGCTCTCGTAAAGGTAGCTGGATCCAGGAGCGACCACTGCCCCCAACCCCTCATCCTGCCTTCCCCTTGCCTCATGCTCCATCAACTGTTACTCTCACAGTGGGCCCTCTTGATGGAGAAGATGATCCCAGCAATGAGTATGCTGGGATCGGCTTGACCCCCATCCCTGCCCCAGTTCCGACGGGAGACAGTGTTGGATACGTCAAACTGCAG GGAAAACCTGATCCACCTCCTAATGCTCTGTCTGAGAACGGACTAACACAAACTATCACTGCAGATCCACGG TTGACCCCATCCCCACCTCTGCCCATGTCCCTCTCGCTGGAGGACTCGGAGCTGCTGTCCTTCTACTCGTCTCAGAGCCTGGCCCACCTCTCCTGCCTGGCAGACGCCATCGACGTTCTCTTCAACAGCGTGCAGGGGAACCAGCCTCCCCGCATCTTCGTCGCCAGAGGAAAGAGCCTCATAGTGACAGCGCACAAACTGGTGTTTATCGGGGACACGCTCTCCCGCCTTCTCACCTCTGCTGACCTCCGGGCCAAG ATCACAACCTCAGGGGGACGACTCTGCCAGGCCTTGAAGGCAGTGGTGGTGGCAACAAAGGGGGCTGCACAAAACTACCCCTCAGTATCAGCCACTCAGGAGATGGTGGACCGTGTCGCTGAGCTCTCCCAGCAAGCGGCAGGCTTCTCCACTCTGCTCCAGCGTCTGGCAGAAATATCCTCATGA